From a region of the Prevotella melaninogenica genome:
- a CDS encoding AraC family transcriptional regulator codes for MTTDADGQIWMGTDKGLVVYDGYRDYTLFRGTDLQTIIHTVMLAGDKVLMGTDGGLRIAERRNLRVLPSMGGVRSVRALLQKGTKIMVGGADGVDVYDIQTGSTHPLVRNLPQVYSLLDTPYGLLVGTLHGLYIIHNKRVRAINVGIQPNRPLINAMAHAKDGGYWIGTEGALFHYDGHSLEELSTLHSNSIKALCQVNDILYIGTDDGLYMVDNMQHAVHVCQDIRVDNSLASNVVWSLTKDKWNNLLVGTDRGVSVHRSHEPFRCWSLSAITGRGDGNTFGTLLSDADGMSLWVGGDNGLINMHRSAQGWKVSKWYRQGDSRWNISHNRIRKLHRMSDGTIIACTDHGLFIIDPRNGTTRNVLLTDGTGQYNAAWAYDIVEDRNKRCWVSAYAGGIFIIDRRRLLVSQGLVRADAHLGPSLIGVNIGSLAIDRQGRVWAAAYSGGVDRIDVATLHVTHAMKESSVDKVIADAGGSVWVTMVGKVVRFANGDIKSRHTFSMVDRGLFPVTLGTEDGALWIATNKDVCILRPDGSSKAFSLNTMNAFSMASPLSWTDHAGKRHKGVILGGEDVLMTVSTENLATADHSYLQLTGIEVNGQQMCMNEAGQYLENDGKIILHSNENNFKLLFSDNPQCGRLAARYAYLMEGVGEQWTLMPAGTLQVAFNGLPHGSYRLRVSVVDGQGRPSKKIYSLKVTILPPWYLTWWAKTIYVLLFLSLISWAVRFVWIRRELQRERKARNDAMEQSARRAEFFATLSEKLKMSAASVLASVFNLQSQFHGKQEDDINIIRRNGTAICQMASEALDLPLPAANNTNKTVMHRLDLTDLCQLVVSDYHDTGRGTRMSFSAGKLGLMTEVDVVAILGLLDAITKFVDDDTLVKGNAVLSTEEKDGNAVLRLDIEKLVLSIDKRHFAFMSYGESHLTLMSQRARIMGAVVSLDESEDGFATFIIKLGYKVDRHESCSDNSHSDDSAKLKVNTENTGGDNPKKSEKGFITLDVNDEDVVVKAVTAMIEEHLADANLNVQLLTQLTGYGTKLIYRRIKAVTGLTPVNYIRQMRMQRAAVFLKQGRFAVSEVMYMVGFSTQSYFAKCFNQTFGMSPAEYSRRNIQS; via the coding sequence ATGACAACAGATGCCGACGGACAAATATGGATGGGCACTGATAAAGGACTTGTCGTTTATGATGGCTATCGTGATTACACTCTGTTTAGAGGTACAGATCTTCAAACCATCATCCATACAGTGATGTTAGCTGGTGACAAGGTACTGATGGGTACTGATGGCGGTCTGCGTATAGCGGAACGGCGAAATCTACGTGTGCTTCCTTCTATGGGTGGTGTTCGCAGTGTACGTGCTCTGTTGCAGAAAGGAACAAAGATAATGGTTGGAGGTGCCGATGGCGTGGACGTTTACGACATACAGACTGGCAGCACGCACCCCCTTGTACGCAACTTACCTCAAGTCTATTCGTTGCTTGACACTCCTTATGGGCTTCTTGTAGGCACACTCCATGGATTATATATCATCCACAACAAACGCGTGAGAGCCATCAATGTGGGTATCCAGCCAAACCGTCCTTTGATCAATGCTATGGCTCATGCAAAAGATGGTGGTTATTGGATTGGAACAGAGGGCGCTTTGTTTCATTATGATGGACATTCACTGGAAGAGTTATCTACGTTACATTCTAACTCCATCAAAGCCCTATGTCAAGTAAATGACATACTGTATATAGGAACCGATGATGGATTATACATGGTTGACAACATGCAGCATGCTGTGCACGTATGCCAAGACATACGTGTTGACAATTCACTGGCAAGTAATGTTGTATGGTCGCTGACCAAAGATAAGTGGAATAATCTTCTTGTCGGTACAGACCGTGGGGTGTCTGTACATCGTTCCCATGAGCCATTTCGTTGCTGGAGTCTTTCTGCTATCACCGGCAGGGGTGATGGCAATACGTTTGGAACATTGTTGTCCGATGCTGATGGTATGTCATTGTGGGTAGGAGGTGACAACGGATTGATAAATATGCACCGCAGTGCACAGGGATGGAAAGTCTCAAAATGGTATCGACAGGGTGATTCACGTTGGAATATATCACACAATCGCATACGAAAGTTACATCGTATGTCTGATGGTACCATCATAGCGTGTACCGATCATGGACTTTTTATCATTGACCCACGAAATGGCACGACTCGTAATGTGTTGCTTACCGATGGCACTGGACAATATAATGCTGCTTGGGCATACGATATCGTTGAGGATAGGAATAAACGGTGTTGGGTATCTGCCTATGCCGGAGGAATATTCATCATTGATCGGCGTCGGCTCCTTGTCAGTCAAGGTCTTGTGAGGGCTGATGCACATCTTGGCCCTTCACTGATAGGCGTTAATATTGGAAGTCTTGCCATTGACAGGCAAGGACGAGTTTGGGCTGCGGCTTACAGTGGAGGAGTCGACCGTATTGATGTTGCCACACTGCACGTCACCCACGCTATGAAAGAGAGCTCTGTCGATAAAGTGATAGCTGATGCAGGAGGCTCGGTGTGGGTAACCATGGTTGGAAAGGTGGTGCGCTTTGCCAACGGTGATATAAAATCACGCCATACTTTTTCCATGGTAGACCGTGGTCTGTTCCCGGTAACGCTCGGCACTGAAGATGGTGCACTATGGATTGCGACCAACAAAGATGTCTGTATTCTGCGCCCTGACGGATCCAGCAAAGCTTTCTCTCTTAACACCATGAATGCTTTTTCAATGGCCTCACCGTTGTCTTGGACCGACCATGCCGGTAAGAGGCATAAAGGGGTGATACTTGGTGGTGAAGACGTGCTGATGACTGTCAGTACAGAGAATTTAGCTACTGCCGACCACAGTTACCTGCAACTCACCGGAATAGAGGTTAATGGGCAGCAGATGTGTATGAATGAAGCAGGGCAATATCTTGAAAATGATGGTAAGATAATTCTTCACAGTAATGAGAACAACTTCAAGCTCCTCTTCTCCGATAATCCGCAATGTGGTCGGTTAGCAGCACGATACGCCTACCTGATGGAAGGCGTAGGGGAGCAATGGACGCTCATGCCTGCAGGAACGCTGCAGGTAGCGTTCAATGGTCTTCCCCATGGTAGTTACCGACTTCGTGTAAGTGTGGTGGATGGTCAAGGGAGACCATCTAAAAAAATATACAGTCTAAAGGTGACAATCCTTCCTCCATGGTATCTCACGTGGTGGGCTAAAACGATCTATGTACTTTTGTTCCTGTCTTTGATATCATGGGCTGTGCGTTTTGTATGGATACGGCGCGAGTTGCAGCGTGAGCGAAAGGCTCGTAATGATGCAATGGAACAAAGTGCGAGACGCGCAGAGTTCTTCGCTACGTTGTCGGAGAAACTGAAAATGTCAGCAGCATCGGTCCTTGCTTCTGTTTTTAATCTTCAATCTCAGTTTCATGGTAAACAAGAAGACGACATCAACATTATACGCCGTAATGGAACAGCGATATGCCAGATGGCTTCTGAGGCTTTGGACTTGCCGTTACCAGCAGCCAACAATACGAACAAAACGGTCATGCATAGGCTTGACTTGACGGATCTATGCCAGTTAGTAGTGTCCGATTACCACGATACGGGACGCGGAACCAGAATGTCTTTTTCAGCTGGTAAACTTGGGTTAATGACTGAGGTAGACGTGGTAGCAATACTTGGTTTACTGGATGCTATTACGAAGTTCGTTGATGACGATACGCTTGTTAAAGGTAATGCGGTGCTCTCTACTGAAGAGAAAGATGGAAATGCTGTGCTTCGACTTGATATAGAGAAGTTGGTCTTGTCGATTGATAAACGACACTTTGCGTTTATGTCTTATGGGGAGAGTCATCTTACACTTATGAGTCAGCGTGCTCGCATAATGGGAGCTGTTGTGTCGTTAGATGAGTCCGAAGATGGATTTGCTACTTTTATTATAAAATTAGGATATAAAGTGGACCGACACGAGTCATGTTCTGATAATTCTCATTCTGATGACTCAGCGAAACTTAAAGTCAACACTGAGAATACTGGTGGAGACAATCCAAAAAAATCAGAAAAAGGCTTTATAACTCTTGATGTCAATGATGAGGATGTCGTAGTGAAAGCTGTGACAGCAATGATTGAAGAACATTTGGCTGATGCAAACCTCAATGTGCAACTGTTGACCCAACTGACGGGATATGGTACGAAACTTATCTATCGACGGATTAAAGCGGTCACAGGACTTACACCGGTAAATTATATTCGCCAGATGAGAATGCAGCGGGCAGCAGTGTTTCTAAAGCAAGGTCGTTTCGCTGTGTCTGAAGTAATGTATATGGTTGGCTTCTCTACGCAGAGCTATTTTGCCAAGTGCTTCAACCAAACTTTTGGAATGTCACCAGCCGAATACTCGCGGAGGAACATACAGTCGTAA
- a CDS encoding glycoside hydrolase family 16 protein, whose amino-acid sequence MKVSYFLSLLALAFFCQCHKSSAEEEPTGKQVPMETSGNTADDDASKKALSKNAIPTQYQGYQLIWNDEFNIDGRPSDEWTYEQGFVRNEELQWYQPDNASVSNGLLVIEGRKEKVHNPNYNSQSTDWRCSRPEAQYTSSCLTTEKSFHFRYGRMEVRARIPVTRGTWPAIWTLGNQGEWPQNGEVDLMEFYIKNGAPSILANACWGSDKRYSAVWDESVTPFTHFTAKDADWTSKFHVWRMDWDEHFIRLYLDGELLNEVDLSKTRNNGVDGNYDNPFSNTRDGFGQYILLNLAIGSNGGEPDVAHFPLHYEVDYVRVYQAQ is encoded by the coding sequence ATGAAAGTATCTTATTTTCTTTCCCTCTTGGCTTTGGCTTTCTTCTGCCAATGCCATAAGTCATCGGCTGAAGAAGAGCCAACAGGAAAGCAGGTGCCCATGGAGACATCAGGCAACACGGCTGACGATGACGCTTCAAAGAAAGCTCTTTCCAAAAATGCCATCCCTACGCAGTATCAAGGTTACCAGCTGATCTGGAACGATGAGTTTAATATTGATGGGAGACCCTCTGACGAATGGACTTACGAACAGGGCTTCGTGAGGAACGAGGAATTACAATGGTATCAACCCGACAACGCATCGGTAAGCAACGGATTGTTAGTGATAGAAGGTCGGAAGGAGAAAGTTCATAATCCTAACTATAATTCTCAATCCACTGATTGGCGTTGCTCTCGTCCAGAGGCACAGTACACCTCTTCGTGCCTGACAACTGAGAAGAGTTTCCACTTCAGGTATGGACGTATGGAAGTGCGTGCACGCATTCCCGTCACACGTGGTACTTGGCCTGCCATCTGGACGTTGGGCAATCAGGGAGAGTGGCCGCAGAATGGAGAAGTAGACCTCATGGAGTTCTATATCAAAAACGGTGCACCATCCATACTGGCTAATGCCTGCTGGGGATCAGACAAGAGATACTCGGCAGTATGGGACGAGAGCGTCACGCCATTCACCCATTTCACAGCAAAGGATGCCGACTGGACTTCTAAGTTCCATGTTTGGAGAATGGACTGGGATGAGCACTTCATCCGTCTCTATCTCGACGGAGAACTGCTCAACGAGGTGGACCTCTCCAAGACCCGCAACAACGGTGTCGATGGCAATTACGACAATCCTTTCTCTAATACACGTGACGGCTTCGGGCAATATATCTTGCTCAATCTTGCAATAGGAAGCAATGGTGGCGAACCAGATGTTGCCCATTTTCCATTGCATTACGAAGTTGATTATGTAAGAGTTTATCAAGCTCAATAA
- a CDS encoding RagB/SusD family nutrient uptake outer membrane protein, protein MKRYKIFIIATLLSGAMLTSGCSDDFLQKSSPSASSSGNFWQTADDAHEGLTAVYDALQNPFLYNDATNQSKWDGCGPLNMDCMTDNGGHFNWSGWMNGWDIANGIHSSSSRLVEQWWIANYEAIKRCNSLIANVGRTGISDATREQYIAEAKVIRALMYLNLTMTYHDVPFITAPQTMNEANTPKTDRATIVKAIMADLKAAATVLPVDAPETNRITRGAALSILGRTALYNGMWDDAIDAYHQVIALNKYSLFNDYSQLFTKDNENCPEIIMSVSYQGPGKNEGCGLGGHWGSPLEAMNGTIDLADAFYMTNGKPCQDKRVIDFYPDGSPNYWDNVNTQRYENRDPRLKATLFVPGMSWNGKSVLYGGSANSYSTIYVMKYFNPSLSSADSWDAGQDFYIVRYAEVLLSLAEADIEKGTNFDEAVRLINQVRARAKMPSVENVEGTGLSQDQLRAIVRHERRVETAFEGLRLFDLYRWHTLKDAVDRVNNEAKTYKFPYEYRNYRGEKEYVWPIPQPDVDSNHDLEQNDLWK, encoded by the coding sequence ATGAAACGTTATAAGATTTTCATCATCGCAACGCTCCTCTCTGGAGCTATGCTCACTTCAGGATGCTCTGACGACTTCCTGCAGAAATCCTCACCCTCTGCTTCCTCATCGGGCAACTTCTGGCAGACTGCTGACGATGCTCATGAGGGATTGACCGCTGTCTATGACGCCCTTCAGAACCCTTTCCTCTACAATGATGCCACCAACCAAAGCAAATGGGACGGTTGCGGTCCGCTCAACATGGATTGTATGACTGATAACGGTGGGCACTTCAACTGGTCAGGATGGATGAATGGTTGGGACATTGCCAACGGCATACATTCAAGCTCTTCACGTCTGGTAGAGCAGTGGTGGATAGCCAACTATGAAGCTATCAAACGTTGCAATTCGTTGATAGCTAATGTTGGACGCACTGGTATCAGCGATGCTACACGAGAGCAATATATCGCTGAGGCTAAGGTGATAAGGGCACTGATGTATCTTAACCTCACTATGACTTATCACGATGTGCCGTTTATCACTGCTCCACAAACCATGAACGAGGCGAACACACCAAAGACCGACCGAGCTACTATCGTAAAGGCGATTATGGCAGACTTGAAAGCTGCGGCAACTGTCCTGCCTGTGGATGCACCTGAGACCAACCGCATAACGCGTGGAGCAGCACTAAGCATACTCGGACGTACTGCACTCTACAATGGAATGTGGGACGATGCTATTGATGCTTATCATCAAGTGATTGCACTTAATAAGTACAGTCTCTTCAACGACTACTCCCAGCTCTTCACCAAAGACAATGAGAACTGTCCCGAAATCATTATGTCCGTAAGCTATCAGGGGCCTGGTAAGAATGAAGGATGTGGTCTGGGTGGACACTGGGGTAGTCCGTTGGAGGCTATGAATGGTACGATTGATCTTGCTGATGCGTTCTATATGACCAATGGCAAACCCTGTCAAGACAAGCGCGTCATCGACTTCTATCCTGATGGTTCACCCAACTACTGGGACAATGTCAATACTCAACGTTATGAGAACCGTGACCCCCGACTGAAAGCTACGCTCTTCGTACCAGGCATGTCATGGAATGGTAAGTCAGTACTCTATGGTGGTTCTGCTAATTCTTACTCCACAATCTATGTGATGAAGTATTTTAACCCCTCACTCTCCAGTGCCGATTCGTGGGATGCTGGTCAGGACTTCTATATCGTTCGCTATGCTGAAGTGCTGCTCTCGCTGGCAGAAGCTGATATAGAGAAAGGGACTAACTTTGACGAGGCTGTGCGTTTAATCAATCAAGTGCGTGCACGTGCCAAGATGCCCAGCGTGGAGAATGTAGAGGGTACTGGCTTGTCGCAAGACCAGCTTCGGGCAATCGTTCGTCATGAACGTCGTGTGGAGACAGCCTTTGAAGGGCTACGACTATTCGATCTCTATCGCTGGCACACGCTCAAGGATGCTGTTGACCGCGTGAACAATGAGGCAAAGACTTATAAATTCCCATACGAGTACCGCAACTATCGTGGTGAGAAGGAGTATGTATGGCCTATTCCACAACCCGATGTTGACTCCAATCACGATCTTGAACAAAACGATTTGTGGAAATAG
- a CDS encoding SusC/RagA family TonB-linked outer membrane protein — protein MTNKLFNLVNPKLLMMGLTMTALLTPSQLLAQSQKTVTGTVLDENGEPLVGAAVRVPGTTHGTVTDLDGHFTVSVPANVGQVSVSYLGYKASSAKVGSGNISVHLVPDDQSINEVVVVGYGTQKKANLTGSVASVSSKEISSIPVGNTAALLQGRLPGVTLTSNGGQVGADSPEIRVRGVGTFGNNNPMLLIDGVEAPIGQLSGLAPNDIENISVLKDAASAAIYGVRAANGVILVTTKRGGETAPSISYNGSYSIQSATIKPKYVNSYEWAKMYNESNNTQTYTQSMLDKLRDGSDPDHFANTDWWDALFRTAPMTQHSLSVSGGSKKAHYMMSVGYLKQKGIMEHTGYERFNFRSNTDAELGRFRIGLNLSGSKENITANGGMGGDNGLMRSLTWFTRPTVPVMYSNGHYGNQDGSDISFSKFKNPIEMMSQAHNKQTGWRFDGNVYGEVNLVKGLKFRSSLAYKLYIYDASWYSKRSRKYNAEGNLIYKSDDNSLTNNHKIDYGYVNENILTYDQRFGLHHVNALLGHSIQENHNGSINGSKQGFATDNLYQLDAGTRNPQAWGNATEYSLQSFFSRVAYNYDDRYLAEFNIRHDGSSRMPKSHRYATFPSVSAGWIVTNEKFFPENKVVNYLKLRASWGKLGNQEIGDYAYEATMAANYNYYFGNTSSIGMAENMVANSDIRWETTTMTDIGLDAYFWGSRISMTFDYYNKMTSDILMQLTMPTTFLGNLAAPTQNAGKVRNRGIELSANYRDHAGDFMWQVGGSLATVQNRIIDNHSIDNISGNTINREGNPIGSYYGLRAIGIYRTEDDLKRTNSKGEIIKPNGLDPKLGDIMYEDVNDDGKIDDGDRVIIGNPFPKLTYSINAAFSWRHLDFSMLWQGVSGVDRFSWEQATITNGGNITTRWLDRWSTDNPNGSMPRLGNNFNECYSTFWLDDASYLRLKNIELGYTFDLPLLRQAGIRQARVYLQGSNLITLTSLENKDPEKVSSDMRGDMHPNTKSISFGLNINF, from the coding sequence ATGACTAACAAATTATTTAATCTTGTCAACCCCAAGTTATTGATGATGGGGCTAACGATGACCGCTCTACTCACCCCAAGCCAGCTTCTCGCCCAGAGCCAGAAGACGGTGACGGGAACTGTGCTCGATGAAAATGGTGAGCCACTTGTGGGCGCAGCAGTGAGAGTACCTGGTACTACACATGGCACTGTCACCGACCTTGATGGTCACTTCACAGTCAGTGTGCCTGCTAATGTAGGTCAGGTTAGTGTTTCTTATCTCGGCTATAAGGCGTCTTCTGCCAAAGTAGGTTCGGGAAACATCTCCGTACATCTTGTTCCTGATGACCAGAGCATCAATGAAGTTGTTGTTGTGGGCTATGGTACACAGAAGAAAGCTAACCTCACGGGGTCTGTTGCCTCCGTATCAAGCAAAGAGATTAGCTCCATTCCTGTTGGCAACACGGCAGCACTGCTTCAGGGTCGGTTGCCAGGTGTGACGCTCACAAGCAATGGTGGTCAGGTTGGTGCTGACTCTCCCGAGATAAGAGTTCGTGGTGTGGGTACCTTTGGTAACAACAATCCAATGTTACTCATTGATGGTGTGGAAGCCCCTATCGGACAGTTGTCAGGCTTAGCGCCCAACGACATTGAGAATATCTCAGTGCTGAAAGATGCGGCATCGGCAGCTATCTATGGTGTGCGTGCTGCCAATGGCGTGATACTCGTTACTACCAAACGAGGTGGTGAGACAGCACCAAGCATCAGCTATAACGGTAGCTATTCCATACAATCGGCAACCATCAAGCCTAAATACGTCAATTCTTATGAGTGGGCAAAGATGTATAACGAGTCGAACAATACGCAGACCTACACTCAATCAATGCTCGACAAGCTGCGCGATGGCTCTGATCCTGACCATTTTGCCAATACCGACTGGTGGGATGCACTCTTTCGCACAGCTCCGATGACACAGCATAGTCTGTCAGTAAGTGGTGGCAGCAAGAAAGCCCATTATATGATGTCAGTTGGCTACTTAAAGCAGAAAGGCATCATGGAGCATACGGGCTATGAACGTTTCAACTTCCGTTCCAATACCGATGCAGAGCTTGGAAGATTCAGGATAGGACTGAATCTCTCTGGTTCGAAAGAGAATATCACTGCCAATGGCGGTATGGGCGGAGACAACGGACTGATGCGTTCGCTCACATGGTTTACTCGTCCTACTGTTCCTGTCATGTACTCCAATGGGCATTATGGCAACCAAGATGGTTCAGACATCAGTTTCTCAAAGTTCAAGAACCCTATTGAAATGATGTCGCAGGCGCATAACAAGCAGACAGGCTGGCGTTTTGACGGTAATGTCTATGGAGAAGTAAACCTTGTGAAAGGGTTGAAGTTCCGTAGCAGTCTGGCTTATAAGTTGTATATCTATGATGCCTCATGGTATAGCAAGCGGTCACGTAAGTATAACGCAGAGGGCAACCTCATCTATAAGAGCGATGACAATTCGCTCACGAACAACCATAAGATTGACTATGGCTATGTTAATGAGAACATCCTAACATACGATCAGCGTTTCGGTCTTCACCATGTCAATGCGTTGCTTGGGCATTCCATTCAGGAAAACCACAATGGATCCATCAACGGCAGTAAGCAAGGTTTTGCCACAGATAACCTCTATCAGCTCGATGCTGGCACACGTAATCCTCAGGCTTGGGGCAATGCTACGGAGTATTCGTTGCAATCGTTCTTCAGTCGCGTCGCTTATAACTATGACGACCGCTATTTGGCAGAGTTCAACATCCGTCATGACGGTTCTTCACGTATGCCAAAGTCGCATCGTTATGCTACGTTCCCCTCTGTTTCCGCTGGTTGGATTGTTACCAATGAGAAGTTCTTCCCAGAGAATAAGGTAGTGAATTATCTCAAGTTGCGCGCCTCTTGGGGTAAGTTAGGTAACCAAGAGATTGGCGATTATGCTTACGAAGCCACGATGGCAGCCAATTATAATTACTATTTCGGTAATACCTCATCCATTGGTATGGCTGAGAACATGGTAGCCAACAGCGACATACGCTGGGAGACAACCACCATGACCGACATCGGATTGGATGCTTACTTCTGGGGCAGTCGTATCTCAATGACATTCGACTATTATAACAAAATGACCTCTGACATCCTTATGCAGCTCACCATGCCTACTACTTTCCTTGGTAATCTCGCTGCACCTACGCAGAACGCAGGAAAGGTTAGGAACCGAGGCATTGAACTCTCAGCCAACTATCGGGACCATGCTGGTGATTTTATGTGGCAAGTGGGCGGTAGTCTGGCAACGGTTCAAAACAGAATCATTGACAACCACAGCATCGACAATATCTCTGGCAACACCATCAACCGTGAGGGTAACCCTATTGGTTCGTATTATGGACTGCGTGCTATAGGTATCTATCGCACGGAGGATGACTTGAAGCGCACCAATTCAAAAGGTGAAATCATCAAGCCCAATGGCTTGGATCCGAAACTTGGCGACATCATGTATGAGGATGTAAACGATGATGGCAAGATTGATGATGGCGACCGTGTAATCATTGGTAACCCCTTCCCTAAGCTCACCTATTCTATCAACGCTGCATTCTCTTGGCGTCATCTTGACTTCTCCATGCTTTGGCAGGGAGTGAGTGGTGTGGATCGTTTCAGCTGGGAACAAGCCACAATCACCAATGGTGGAAACATTACAACACGCTGGCTCGATCGATGGAGTACCGACAATCCTAATGGCAGCATGCCACGTCTGGGCAACAACTTCAACGAATGTTACTCAACGTTTTGGCTTGACGATGCGAGCTATCTGCGTCTTAAGAACATCGAACTGGGTTACACCTTCGACCTACCATTGCTCCGTCAAGCTGGTATTCGGCAGGCGCGTGTCTATCTACAAGGCTCTAACCTGATTACGCTCACCTCTCTTGAGAACAAAGACCCCGAGAAGGTTAGCAGCGATATGCGTGGCGATATGCACCCTAATACTAAGTCAATCTCCTTCGGTTTGAACATTAACTTTTAA
- a CDS encoding glycoside hydrolase family 53 protein yields the protein MKFYKGLIFLSLALLFMLATGCQEQENYLNDISANHSAATSTAGMRATDYLFYQGADLSYVNELEDNGVKYHKDGSDVDPFTLLRSYGANIVRLRLWHNPSWTSYSTLNDVERSMKRAKTVGLEVLLDFHYSDTWTDPQQNLVPAAWKPVVKNSSLLSDSVYNYTYRTLEHLNSVGLLPVIVQIGNETNFNVIVADNNDLQPVNYARNVKFFNAGLKAVSDFNEQYGKQIKTMLHVALDPGSAATWLVRHKRYGLNYFDLLGLSYYPQWQDYTPTELGNFASLLHDKYGTRLFVAETSQIWTRAWNDNNHNLMSKMCAGYPDVPSPQFQKDYVTEIKEALMNNGGAGFSVWEPFWVSASNKTLWGVGSNWENATFFDFNNNLLPHSAIEAYGDYNVKVTFEVDMYKVGSSAKGYVTGDFTDDGFGHWQIIPMHQAAEGSTKYYLNTYLCRNQTGKFYFLSDSTWSSREVINGSVQDRRYHINTADNWMKIAKDFGKQ from the coding sequence ATGAAATTTTACAAAGGACTAATATTCTTAAGTCTTGCACTATTATTTATGCTCGCAACAGGTTGTCAGGAGCAAGAAAATTATTTAAATGACATATCAGCAAACCATTCTGCTGCCACATCTACAGCAGGAATGAGAGCAACAGATTATCTTTTTTATCAAGGCGCCGACTTATCCTATGTTAACGAACTTGAAGATAATGGTGTGAAATACCACAAGGATGGTTCCGACGTGGATCCATTTACATTACTCCGTAGTTATGGAGCTAATATCGTCCGTCTTCGATTGTGGCATAATCCGTCATGGACCTCTTACTCAACATTAAACGATGTGGAGCGAAGCATGAAACGTGCCAAGACTGTAGGTCTTGAAGTTTTGCTTGATTTTCACTATTCCGATACATGGACAGATCCACAACAAAATCTTGTACCTGCAGCATGGAAACCAGTAGTAAAGAACTCGTCTTTGCTTTCAGATTCCGTTTACAATTATACTTATCGCACTCTTGAACACCTAAACAGTGTTGGTCTTTTACCTGTAATAGTTCAGATAGGTAATGAGACCAATTTTAATGTAATAGTGGCAGACAACAATGATCTTCAACCGGTCAATTATGCTCGGAATGTAAAGTTTTTTAATGCAGGGTTGAAAGCTGTTTCAGATTTTAATGAACAATATGGGAAGCAAATTAAGACAATGCTTCATGTAGCACTTGATCCAGGTAGTGCTGCAACTTGGTTGGTCAGGCACAAAAGGTATGGACTCAATTACTTCGACTTACTGGGTTTGTCTTATTATCCTCAGTGGCAAGATTATACTCCTACAGAACTCGGCAATTTTGCTTCTTTATTGCATGATAAATATGGAACTCGTCTTTTTGTAGCTGAGACGAGCCAAATATGGACTCGGGCCTGGAATGATAACAATCATAATCTTATGAGCAAAATGTGTGCAGGTTATCCAGATGTACCATCTCCTCAATTTCAGAAAGATTATGTTACAGAGATAAAGGAAGCTCTGATGAATAATGGTGGTGCAGGATTCTCTGTGTGGGAACCATTCTGGGTGTCCGCTTCAAATAAAACTCTTTGGGGGGTTGGCTCTAATTGGGAGAATGCTACTTTCTTTGATTTCAATAATAACCTTCTTCCTCACTCTGCTATTGAGGCATATGGAGATTACAATGTTAAGGTAACATTTGAGGTTGATATGTACAAAGTCGGTTCTTCTGCTAAAGGGTATGTAACAGGAGACTTTACTGATGATGGATTCGGACATTGGCAGATAATTCCTATGCATCAAGCAGCAGAAGGATCTACAAAGTATTATCTTAACACTTATCTTTGCCGTAATCAAACAGGTAAGTTCTATTTCCTCTCTGATTCCACATGGAGTAGTCGTGAGGTCATAAACGGCAGCGTACAAGACAGACGTTATCATATAAATACGGCAGATAATTGGATGAAAATAGCCAAAGACTTCGGAAAACAATAA